One region of Zingiber officinale cultivar Zhangliang chromosome 7B, Zo_v1.1, whole genome shotgun sequence genomic DNA includes:
- the LOC122004002 gene encoding uncharacterized protein LOC122004002, with product MPQLDPEFMVCGLAGGDARVGCEPENSPAPVDPELPPDSVVVPVGDFEWADLDVVYERDDSTKGSTNPKAKAQQRQHGNLKPTSASKRFSGNRQPKPPVIGLPAKIQCQSDPLGQSSRRSTVAPFFPYKPPGERDRRSSVPGEEPGSPKVSCFGKVRSERERGRQNRQSSDSAGCWSSAGATVSFCREDPDGGAGEEGTTVTKADAVMEPPQLAAMNRFSSRRRPLDFATVVPEGHEEGVQPLHREAAEWALRRSLGSSPETWPKGETAGLVSDLVFDFDRV from the coding sequence ATGCCGCAGCTCGACCCTGAATTCATGGTGTGCGGCCTCGCCGGCGGAGACGCAAGAGTCGGATGCGAGCCCGAGAATTCGCCGGCGCCGGTCGATCCTGAACTCCCGCCGGATTCGGTCGTAGTCCCTGTCGGCGACTTCGAATGGGCCGACCTCGACGTCGTCTACGAGCGGGATGACTCTACCAAGGGGAGCACCAACCCCAAGGCGAAGGCGCAGCAGCGGCAGCACGGCAACCTCAAGCCCACCTCCGCCTCCAAACGTTTCTCCGGTAACCGCCAGCCGAAGCCCCCCGTCATCGGCCTCCCGGCCAAGATTCAGTGTCAATCCGACCCCCTCGGACAGAGCAGCCGCCGCTCCACCGTCGCACCCTTCTTCCCTTATAAACCCCCGGGAGAGCGAGACCGTAGATCGTCGGTTCCCGGGGAAGAACCCGGTTCGCCCAAGGTTTCCTGCTTCGGAAAAGTTCGAtccgagagggagaggggccggcagAACCGGCAATCAAGCGATTCTGCAGGGTGCTGGTCGAGCGCGGGGGCGACGGTCTCATTCTGCCGGGAGGATCCAGACGGCGGCGCCGGTGAGGAGGGGACGACGGTGACGAAGGCGGACGCGGTGATGGAGCCGCCGCAGCTGGCGGCGATGAATCGGTTTTCGTCAAGGCGGCGGCCGTTGGACTTCGCCACGGTTGTCCCGGAGGGCCACGAAGAGGGCGTCCAGCCGTTACACAGGGAGGCGGCGGAGTGGGCCCTTCGAAGGTCGTTGGGATCCTCGCCTGAAACATGGCCGAAGGGAGAAACCGCCGGCCTCGTCTCCGATCTAGTGTTTGACTTTGACCGTGTTTGA